In a genomic window of Panthera tigris isolate Pti1 chromosome D4, P.tigris_Pti1_mat1.1, whole genome shotgun sequence:
- the KLF9 gene encoding Krueppel-like factor 9 isoform X1 has translation MSAAAYMDFVAAQCLVSISNRAAVPEHGGAPDAERLRLPEREVTKEHGDPGDTWKDYCTLVTIAKSLLDLNKYRPIQTPSVCSDSLESPDEDMGSDSDVTTESGSSPSHSPEERQDPGSAPSPLSLLHPGVAAKGKHASEKRHKCPYSGCGKVYGKSSHLKAHYRVHTGERPFPCTWPDCLKKFSRSDELTRHYRTHTGEKQFRCPLCEKRFMRSDHLTKHARRHTEFHPSMIKRSKKALANPL, from the exons ATGTCCGCGGCCGCCTACATGGACTTCGTGGCTGCCCAGTGTCTGGTTTCCATTTCGAACCGCGCTGCGGTGCCGGAGCATGGGGGCGCTCCGGACGCCGAGCGACTGCGACTACCTGAGCGCGAGGTGACCAAGGAGCACGGTGACCCGGGGGACACCTGGAAGGATTACTGCACGCTGGTCACCATCGCCAAGAGCTTGTTGGACCTGAACAAGTACCGACCCATCCAGACCCCCTCGGTGTGCAGCGACAGTCTGGAGAGTCCGGATGAGGATATGGGATCCGACAGCGACGTGACCACCGAATCTGGGTCGAGTCCTTCTCACAGCCCggaggagagacaggatcctGGCAGCGCGCCCAGCccgctctccctcctccaccctggaGTGGCTGCGAAGGGGAAACACGCCTCCGAAAAGAGGCACAAGTGCCCCTACAGTGGCTGTGGGAAAGTCTATGGAAAATCCTCCCATCTCAAAGCCCATTACAGAGTGCATACAG GTGAGCGGCCCTTCCCCTGCACGTGGCCAGACTGCCTTAAAAAGTTCTCGCGCTCGGACGAGCTGACGCGCCACTACCGGACGCACACGGGCGAGAAGCAGTTCCGCTGTCCCCTGTGCGAGAAGCGCTTCATGAGGAGCGACCACCTCACCAAGCACGCCCGGCGCCACACCGAGTTCCACCCCAGTATGATCAAGCGCTCCAAAAAGGCGCTGGCCAACCCCTTGTGA
- the KLF9 gene encoding Krueppel-like factor 9 isoform X2: MSAAAYMDFVAAQCLVSISNRAAVPEHGGAPDAERLRLPEREVTKEHGDPGDTWKDYCTLVTIAKSLLDLNKYRPIQTPSVCSDSLESPDEDMGSDSDVTTESGSSPSHSPEERQDPGSAPSPLSLLHPGVAAKGKHASEKRHKCPYSGCGKVYGKSSHLKAHYRVHTDVRNFSKLPKKERKKENFSRLLEFKIFQTRGLLPNVLCRSVWLGQHRVNKNGISY, from the exons ATGTCCGCGGCCGCCTACATGGACTTCGTGGCTGCCCAGTGTCTGGTTTCCATTTCGAACCGCGCTGCGGTGCCGGAGCATGGGGGCGCTCCGGACGCCGAGCGACTGCGACTACCTGAGCGCGAGGTGACCAAGGAGCACGGTGACCCGGGGGACACCTGGAAGGATTACTGCACGCTGGTCACCATCGCCAAGAGCTTGTTGGACCTGAACAAGTACCGACCCATCCAGACCCCCTCGGTGTGCAGCGACAGTCTGGAGAGTCCGGATGAGGATATGGGATCCGACAGCGACGTGACCACCGAATCTGGGTCGAGTCCTTCTCACAGCCCggaggagagacaggatcctGGCAGCGCGCCCAGCccgctctccctcctccaccctggaGTGGCTGCGAAGGGGAAACACGCCTCCGAAAAGAGGCACAAGTGCCCCTACAGTGGCTGTGGGAAAGTCTATGGAAAATCCTCCCATCTCAAAGCCCATTACAGAGTGCATACAG ATGTGAGAAACTTCAGCAAGttaccaaagaaagaaagaaagaaagaaaacttcagtaGGTTACTGGAATTCAAAATTTTTCAAACTAGAGGCCTGCTGCCGAATGTGCTTTGCAGATCTGTTTGGCTTGGCCAACACAGagttaataaaaatggaatcagttaCTAA